GACCCGTTGTCCCCGGTGTGCAGGATCATCATGGAGTCGGTGCGCTTGCCCTCGGCGGAGCCGGTGTGCAGGTCCTTCTTCTGGTCGTCGGTCATGCCCTCGCGGCTGTCGGAGCCGACGATCAGGTAGTTCGTGCCCTCGCCGGCCCCGGGCCGCTCGATGACCTTGGACAGGTCGACCTCGCGGTTGAGCTTGGAGTCGGCCCAGAAGTAGGTGCCGACGGTGGTGACGACCAGTGCGGTCACGACGGTGATCGCGGTCCACTTGATCCGTCTGCGCCAGTCCGGGGCGGGCCGTCCGGCCCCGCCGCGGTCCTGTCCCGGCCCGTGGCCGCCGGGGCTGCCGTAGACCTGGCCGGTGTTGTAACCGCTGTCGTAGCCGTCGCCGCCGTGCCCCTGGCCGTCGACGTAGGACGGCTGCTGCGGCACCCCGCCGCCGTACGGCGGGGCCGACGGGCCCGGGCCGGGCGGCGGGGCCGCGCCGCGGCGGACCTGGCGCATCACGCGTGCGCTCTCGGGCTGTGCGCTGCCGCTGCCACGTCCGTACCGGCCGCGGTTGTCACCGGACCATCCCTCGGGCCAATCATTCATGCGCACCAGTGTGCAGGTACCCGCTGTGGGCCATACAAGGGTCGTCGGAAAATAGGGTCAGCGCTGTTGCGAAGCTGACACAAAAATACGCCGGTGTCGCCGCGGCATAAGGTGGAGGCCATGACAGACCAGGCAGAACAGGCCTCGGCCGCGCGGTCCGCGCCACCGGAGATCCCGGGCAAGCCGACCTCGGCCTCCCGCACCACCCTGAGCCACATCATGACGCACGGCGACACCAACCTTCTGGGCACCGTGCACGGCGGCGTGATCATGAAACTGGTCGACGACGCGGCCGGCGCCGTGGCGGGACGGCACTCCGGCGGGCCGGCGGTCACCGCGTCCATGGACGAGATGGCGTTCCTCGAACCGGTCCGCGTCGGCGACCTCGTCCATGTGAAGGCCCAGGTCAACTGGACCGGCCGCAGCTCCATGGAGGTCGGCGTCCGGGTCATGGCGGAACGCTGGAACGAGTCGGCCCCGGCCACCCAGGTCGGCTCGGCGTACCTGGTCTTCGCCGCCGTCGACGCGGACGGCAAGCCGCGCACGGTCCCGCCGGTGCTGCCGGAGACGGAGAAGGACAAGCGGCGCTACCAGGAGGCCCAGATCCGCCGCACCCACCGCCTGGCCCGCCGCCGCGCCATCATGGAGCTGCGGGAGCGGCGGGTGGCGGAGGGGTACCAGGACTGAGCCCCCGGGCGCGCGCCCGTCCGTTACGGCAGGTTGCGCGCCATGACGATGCGCTGGACCTGGTTGGTGCCCTCGTAGATCTGCGTGATCTTGGCGTCGCGCATCATGCGCTCCACCGGGTAGTCACGGGTGTAGCCGTAGCCGCCGAGGAGCTGGACGGCGTCGGTGGTGACCTCCATCGCGACGTCGGAGGCGAAGCACTTGGCCGCGGCCCCCTGGAAGGTCAGGTCGCTGTCACCGCGCTCCGACTTCGCGGCGGCGGCGTACGTCAGCTGCCGGGCGGCCTCGATCTTCATGGCCATGTCGGCGAGCATGAACTGGATGCCCTGGAAGTCGGCGATCGGCTTGCCGAACTGCTTGCGCTCCTTGACGTAGCCCTTGGCGTAGTCGAGGGCGCCCTGGGCGATGCCGAGGGCCTGGGCGGCGATGGTGATGCGGGTGTGGTCCAGCGTCTTCATCGCGGTGGCGAAGCCGGTGCCCTCCTCGCCGATCATGCGGTCGGCGGGGATGCGGACGTTGTCGAGGTACACCTCGCGCGTGGGCGAGCCCTTGATGCCGAGCTTCTTCTCCGGGGCGCCGAAGGAGACGCCCTCGTCGGACTTCTCGACGACGAAGGCGGAGATGCCCTTGGAGCGCTTGGTGGGGTCGGTGACCGCCATGACCGTGTAGTACTCGGACTCGCCGGCGTTGGTGATCCAGCGCTTGACGCCGTTGAGGATCCAGTGGTCGCCGTCGCGGACGGCCTTGGTCTTCATGCCGGCCGCGTCCGAGCCCGCGTCGGGCTCGGAGAGGCAGTAGGAGAACATGCCCTCGCCCTGGGCGAGCGGGGTCATGTACTTCTTCTTCAGCTCCTCGGAGCCGGAGAGTATGACCGGCAGGGAGCCCAGCTTGTTCACCGCCGGGATGAGGGAGGAGCTGGCGCAGACGCGGGCGACCTCCTCGATCACGATCACCGTGGCGAGCGCGTCGGCGCCCGCGCCGCCGTACTCCTCGGGGACGTGCACCGCGTGCAGGTCGTTCGCGGTCAGGGCGGTGAGGGCCTCGCGCGGGAAGCGGGCCTCCTCGTCCACCGCCGCGGCGTGCGGCGCGATCTTCGCCTCGGCCAGCGCACGGACGGCGTCGCGGAGCATGTCGTGCTCCTCGGACGGGCGGTACAGGTCGAAGTCAGCCGATCCGGCCAAGGTGTCTCACGCTCCAAAACGCTGTGATGCTGGGCACGCTAACTACCGTTAAGTAACCCAAATTTTAGAGCCCTGGCCGGGGTCATGGATAGGTGAGCTTGGCGACAGCCGACCGACGAGGCCGCCCCGCACCCCCGTTATGCTCGGGCGCGCACCCCGCCGTACACCTCTGGAGCACCCATGGCCCTCAAGATCACCGTGATCGGTACCGGCTATCTCGGCGCGACCCACGCGGCGGCGATGGCCGAGCTCGGTTTCGAGGTGCTGGGCCTGGACGTGGTGCCCGAGAAGATCGAGATGCTCAAGCGGGGCCAGGTGCCCATGTACGAGCCCGGTCTGGAGGAGTTGCTGCGCAAGCACGTCGCCGGGATCGAGGGCGCCACCGGGCGGCTGCGCTTCACCACCGACTTCGCGGAGGTCGCGGCCTTCGGCGACGTGCACTTCCTGTGCGTGAACACGCCGCAGAAGCACGGCGAGTACGCCTGCGACATGTCGTACGTCGACTCGGCGATCGCCTCGCTCGCGCCCCATCTGACGGGCCCGGCGCTGGTCGTCGGGAAGTCGACGGTGCCCGTGGGCTCCGCCGACCGGCTGGCCGCCTACCTCGCCGAGCACGCGCCGGCCGGCGGGGACGCCGAACTGGCCTGGAACCCGGAGTTCCTGCGCGAGGGCTTCGCCGTCCAGGACACGCTGCGTCCCGACCGGCTCGTGGTCGGTGTCCGCAGTGAGCGGGCGGAGAAGCTGCTGCGCGAGGTGTACGCCACACCGATCGCCGAGGGATCGCCCTTCGTCGTCACGGACTTCCCGACCGCCGAGCTGGTGAAGACCTCCGCGAACTCCTTCCTGGCCACCAAGATCTCCTTCATCAACGCGATGGCGGAGGTGTGCGAGGCGGCCGACGGCGACGTCGCCAAGCTGGCCGAGGCGATCGGGTACGACGACCGGATCGGCCGGAAGTTCCTGCGGGCCGGCATCGGCTTCGGCGGCGGCTGTCTGCCCAAGGACATCCGGGCGTTCATGGCGCGCGCCGGTGAGCTGGGCGCGGACCAGGCGCTCACCTTCCTGCGCGAGATCGACTCGATCAACATGCGCCAGCGTGGCCAGATGGTGGAGCTGACCCGGCAGGCGCTGGGCGGCGGCCCGTTCCTCGGCAAGCGGATCGCGGTGCTCGGCGCCACCTTCAAGCCCGACTCGGACGACGTGCGGGACTCCCCCGCGCTGAACGTCGCCGGGCAGGTCCACCTCCAGGGCGCCCAGGTGACGGTGTACGACCCCAAGGGCATGGCGAACGCGCGGCGGCTCTTCCCGACCCTCGGGTACGCCGACTCCGCGCTGGAGGCGGTGCGGGGTGCCGACGTGGTGCTGCACCTGACGGAGTGGCGGGAGTTCCGCGAGCTGGACCCCGGGACGCTGGGCGAGGCCGCGGCGGCCCGGGTGATCCTGGACGGGCGCAACGCGCTGGACCCGCAGATCTGGCGCAAGGCCGGCTGGACCTACCGGGCGATGGGCCGCCCCACGGCCTGACCCACCTCTGGTGCGGGGCGGCGCCGGTTCGGCCGAGGCTCAGTCGGCCGAACCGGCGCCGTCCGCATTCTGCCCCATCGCGCGGCCCGGGGGCCGGTGAACCCCGTGTGGTTCACGCCTCCTTGGCCCGGTACCTGCGCATCTTGGCGCGCGCCCCGCACACCTGCATCGAGCACCAGCGGCCGCGTCCGGCCGGGCTGCGGTCGTAGTACGCCCAGAGGCAGTCGACGGCCTCGCAGGCCTTCAGCCGGCTCCAGGTGCCGGCGACCAGCGCCTCGGCGACGGCGGCGGCGACGCGTGCGGCCAGCAGGCCCTCCCGGGCCGGGGCGAGGGCGGCGGAGCCGTCGGCGTCGTCGACCGTCACCACCAGCGGAGCCGCGGCCAGCAGCTCGCCCAGCGGGGTCACCGCGCGGTGCGGCGGATGACCGGCGTGGGCCAGCAGCGTCACGCGCAGGGACTCGCGCAGTTCGCGGGCGTCGGCTACGGCGTCCTCCGCCAGGCCGAACCGCGCCCGGTTCTCCGGCGTGTCCAGCGAGTCGGCGCCCGTCTCGACGTCCAGCGTGTTCACCAGGGCCCGGACCAGCTCCAGACCTCCCGGCGCGGGCGATCTCACACTCATGCTTGCGACGTTACCGCCAATGCGGGAGCATGAGGTAACCGTTACCGGTTACCCGGCTTATGCAGGTAACCGCCGCAGCGACCACCGCGGACCTCAAGGAGGAAGTCATGGCTGTCGCCGAACTGGGCGTCGTCGTCCTGGACTGTCCCGACCCGCACGCACTGGCCCGCTTCTACGCCGGCGTGCTCGGCGGAACCGTCGAGGACAAGAGCGACGACCACGACGAGTGGGTCGACCTGAACCTGCCCGGCGGACAGACGCTGGCCTTCCAGGGCTCCCCCGGCTACGTGCCGCCGCAGTGGCCCGGGCCCGACGGCGCCCAGCAGTTCCACCTCGACCTCGACGTGAAGGACCTCGACGCGGCCGAGAAGGCCGTGCTGGAGCTGGGCGCGCGCCCGCTGGACGCGGAGGACCGCGCCCGTACCTTCCGGGTCTACGCCGACCCGGCCGGGCACCCGTTCTGCCTCTGCGCCTGCTGAGCAAGGAACCCACCGAACCGGGAGGCCCCCGCATGGCCACGACACCCGTCGCACGCTTCCGCTCCGTCGTCGTCGACTGCCCCGAGCCGCGTGAGCTGGCCCGGTTCTACGCAGAGGTCGGCGGCGGGACGCCCGACGAGGAGGACCCGGACTGGGTGGTGCTCCACGTGCCCGGCGGTCCGCGGCTGTCCTTCCAGCGGGCCCCGGGCCTCACCCCTCCGGAGTGGCCGCGCTCCGACCGCAACGCCCAGCAGTTCCACCTCGACTTCATCGGCGGGTCGACCTGGGCCGAGATGGACGCGGCACACGAGCGGGTGCTCGCCCTGGGTGCCCGGCCGCTGGACCTGGAGGACCGGGAGACGAAGGGCTTCATGGTGTACGCCGACCCGGCCGGGCACCCCTTCTGCCTGTGCCGGATCGAGCACCCCTGACCGGCCCGGCGCTCAGCCGTCCAGTTCGGCGATCGTCGCCGTCGACGGCTCCCGGCGCTGCTGCACCGCACGGGCGGTGAAGGCCGCGCCGCGCAGTACGCGCTGGACGTTGCCCCAGGTCAGCAGGGCCACGTCCGCCTCGTCCCAGCCACGGCGCAGCAGCTCGGCGATGAGCCGCGGGTAGCAGGAGGCGTCGCCCAGCTCCAGCGGGTGGGCGGCGCCCGAGTCGTAGGTGCCGGACAGGCCGACGCTCTCCGGCCCGGCCACCGTGCGGACGTGGTCGAGATGGTCGGCGACGTCGCGGACGGTCGGGCCGGTCTGCTCGGCGGTCAGCGGCACCATGCACAGCCCCCCGGCCGCGCCCAGCTCGACCAGCAGGTCGTCGGGCAGGTTGGCGGGGTGCGGGCGCAGGGCGCGGGCGGCGGAGCGGGTGCACACGGCCGGCGCCTTGGAGACGGCGAAGGTGCGGCGGATGGTCTCGGCGGAGGCGCCGGAGAGGTCGGCGAGCACGCCGAGCCGGTTCATCTCCCGGACGACCTCCTCGCCGAACCGGGTCAGCCCCGCCTCGCTCGCCCAGGTCACCCCGGACAGCGTCAGCACGCGCAGGCCGAGGGCGTGCAGCGACCGCAGGATGCCGAGGCAGTCGCCGAGGGCGGGGGCGCCCGCGGGACCCGGCACCACGGCGACCCGGCCGCAGTTGCGGGCGTCGATGGCCTGCCCGGCGTCGTAGGCCAGGCGCAGCCCCTCGGGGTGGGCCCGCACGACCATCTTGACCAGGTCCAGCTGCTCCAGCGTGGCGCCGACCGCGCGGTCCCCGTCGATGGATTCCGGCAGATGCAGCGACCACAGCAGCGCGCCCACGTGGCCCTCGCGCAGCCGCGGCACATCGGTGTCGACGGCGCTCTCCCCCAGCTCCAGGTCGTACCAGGGCAGGTGCTTGAGCGCCCAGGGCAGCCCGCTGTAGCCGTCGGCGACGGGGTGGGTGGCCAGGACGGCGTGCGCCCGGGTCAGCGGCTCGTCGTCGGGGTCGGACACGGGCGTGTAGGGCTCCGGCGGGAAGGCCTGCGCGGCGAGCGGCTCGGACAGGTCGCCGAGCCCGCCGGCCTCGGTACCGGTGTGCAGGTCGTCCTGGAGGTCTGCCATGACGCGCTCCGTACGCTCGTTCGTGAGGTACGGCCACCGTCGCACGGAGCGGAAAGGGCTTCCTGGTGGGTGGGGCGTTCGGGGGTACGCGGCTCAGCCCCCGGC
The Streptomyces sp. NBC_01723 genome window above contains:
- a CDS encoding acyl-CoA thioesterase, with protein sequence MTDQAEQASAARSAPPEIPGKPTSASRTTLSHIMTHGDTNLLGTVHGGVIMKLVDDAAGAVAGRHSGGPAVTASMDEMAFLEPVRVGDLVHVKAQVNWTGRSSMEVGVRVMAERWNESAPATQVGSAYLVFAAVDADGKPRTVPPVLPETEKDKRRYQEAQIRRTHRLARRRAIMELRERRVAEGYQD
- a CDS encoding acyl-CoA dehydrogenase; translation: MAGSADFDLYRPSEEHDMLRDAVRALAEAKIAPHAAAVDEEARFPREALTALTANDLHAVHVPEEYGGAGADALATVIVIEEVARVCASSSLIPAVNKLGSLPVILSGSEELKKKYMTPLAQGEGMFSYCLSEPDAGSDAAGMKTKAVRDGDHWILNGVKRWITNAGESEYYTVMAVTDPTKRSKGISAFVVEKSDEGVSFGAPEKKLGIKGSPTREVYLDNVRIPADRMIGEEGTGFATAMKTLDHTRITIAAQALGIAQGALDYAKGYVKERKQFGKPIADFQGIQFMLADMAMKIEAARQLTYAAAAKSERGDSDLTFQGAAAKCFASDVAMEVTTDAVQLLGGYGYTRDYPVERMMRDAKITQIYEGTNQVQRIVMARNLP
- a CDS encoding UDP-glucose dehydrogenase family protein, with the protein product MALKITVIGTGYLGATHAAAMAELGFEVLGLDVVPEKIEMLKRGQVPMYEPGLEELLRKHVAGIEGATGRLRFTTDFAEVAAFGDVHFLCVNTPQKHGEYACDMSYVDSAIASLAPHLTGPALVVGKSTVPVGSADRLAAYLAEHAPAGGDAELAWNPEFLREGFAVQDTLRPDRLVVGVRSERAEKLLREVYATPIAEGSPFVVTDFPTAELVKTSANSFLATKISFINAMAEVCEAADGDVAKLAEAIGYDDRIGRKFLRAGIGFGGGCLPKDIRAFMARAGELGADQALTFLREIDSINMRQRGQMVELTRQALGGGPFLGKRIAVLGATFKPDSDDVRDSPALNVAGQVHLQGAQVTVYDPKGMANARRLFPTLGYADSALEAVRGADVVLHLTEWREFRELDPGTLGEAAAARVILDGRNALDPQIWRKAGWTYRAMGRPTA
- a CDS encoding CGNR zinc finger domain-containing protein, whose product is MSVRSPAPGGLELVRALVNTLDVETGADSLDTPENRARFGLAEDAVADARELRESLRVTLLAHAGHPPHRAVTPLGELLAAAPLVVTVDDADGSAALAPAREGLLAARVAAAVAEALVAGTWSRLKACEAVDCLWAYYDRSPAGRGRWCSMQVCGARAKMRRYRAKEA
- a CDS encoding VOC family protein; this encodes MAVAELGVVVLDCPDPHALARFYAGVLGGTVEDKSDDHDEWVDLNLPGGQTLAFQGSPGYVPPQWPGPDGAQQFHLDLDVKDLDAAEKAVLELGARPLDAEDRARTFRVYADPAGHPFCLCAC
- a CDS encoding VOC family protein, coding for MATTPVARFRSVVVDCPEPRELARFYAEVGGGTPDEEDPDWVVLHVPGGPRLSFQRAPGLTPPEWPRSDRNAQQFHLDFIGGSTWAEMDAAHERVLALGARPLDLEDRETKGFMVYADPAGHPFCLCRIEHP
- a CDS encoding dipeptidase, producing the protein MADLQDDLHTGTEAGGLGDLSEPLAAQAFPPEPYTPVSDPDDEPLTRAHAVLATHPVADGYSGLPWALKHLPWYDLELGESAVDTDVPRLREGHVGALLWSLHLPESIDGDRAVGATLEQLDLVKMVVRAHPEGLRLAYDAGQAIDARNCGRVAVVPGPAGAPALGDCLGILRSLHALGLRVLTLSGVTWASEAGLTRFGEEVVREMNRLGVLADLSGASAETIRRTFAVSKAPAVCTRSAARALRPHPANLPDDLLVELGAAGGLCMVPLTAEQTGPTVRDVADHLDHVRTVAGPESVGLSGTYDSGAAHPLELGDASCYPRLIAELLRRGWDEADVALLTWGNVQRVLRGAAFTARAVQQRREPSTATIAELDG